Part of the Terrisporobacter glycolicus ATCC 14880 = DSM 1288 genome is shown below.
TAGTTCAACACCTTCATGATTATCTACAACTTCACCTATTATATAAGCTTTATCTTTCATTAATTCAGTGTATTTTTCATCTATTTCAACTTCATTTTGTAAATTGTTATTATTGATATAATTAACAACATCCTGTGCTTCGTCTTTATCAACTACTAAGACTAAACCTACACCCATGTTAAAAGATTTATGAAGTTCTCTTTTGTCAACCATATCAAGCTTTTCTACCATTTCAAATATAGGTGGTTTTTGCCAAGAATCAGTTTTTATGTTTAACCCTAATCCTTCTGGTATAACCCTAGTTATATTTTCTATTACTCCACCACCAGTGATGTGAGCTATAGCTTTTATATTTTGTTTTTCAATTAAGTCTAAAACTAATTTAACATATATTTTTGTTGGAGTTAAAAGTGCTTCACCTAAAGTCATTCCTAACTCCTCTTTATAATCATTTAAATCCCATTTTAAAGTATCTAAAAATATCTTTCTTACAAATGAAAATCCATTACTGTGTACTCCACTTGATGATATTCCAATTAACACATCACCTTTTTTAACATCTTTTCCACATACTATTTTTTCTTTATCTGCTATACCAACAGCAAATCCTGCTAAATCATATTCATCTTCAGTATACATTCCTGGCATTTCAGCAGTTTCTCCACCTATTAATGCACATCCTGACATTTTACATCCATTGGCAACACCTTCAACTATTTTGTCTATATGTTCAGGAACTAATTTTCCTATTGCTATATAATCTAGAAATAATAATGGTTTAGCACCTTGGCAAATTAAGTCATTAACACTCATGGCAACTAAGTCTATACCTACCGTGTCATGCTTATCCATCATTTGAGCTAATTTAAGCTTCGTTCCAACACCGTCTGTTGCAGCAAGTAAAACTGGTTCTTTCATAGTTAAAAAGTCTTTTAAACTATATAATCCACTGAAATTTCCTAAGTCACCTATTACGTTCTTATCATAAGTTCCTTTAATTTTATTTTTTATTAAGCTTACAGCTCTATTTCCTTCATCTATATTTACACCTGATTGTTCATAAGTTAGCATGATGTTGCTTCCCCCTTGTCTATTTTCTTAACTGGATAATCTCCATCAAAACAAGCTTTGCAGAAGTTAAATGGTTCATCAACTGCGTCTAGCATTCCTTCTATATCTAAGAATTTTAAAGAGTCACATCCTATATACTCTATCATTTCTTCAATAGTTTTATTTGATGCTATCAGTTTAGATCTGTTTGGTGTATCTATTCCGTAATAGCAAGAATATTTAACTGGAGGTGATGTTATTCTTAAATGTATTTCTTTTGCTCCAGCTTCTCTAAGTGATTTGACTAATAATTTAGATGTTGTTCCTCTAACTATTGAATCATCTACTAGAACTATTGATTTTCCTTTTATAACTCTTGATAAAGGATTAAGCTTTATCTTAACTCCTAATTCTCTTTCTTCTTGAGTAGGTTTTATAAATGTTCTTCCTACATATCTATTTTTTACTAAACCTTCAGCTACTGGAATTTTGCTAGCATTTGCATATCCTATTGCACCTGGCCACCCTGAGTCTGGTACTGGAACTACCATGTCTGCATTTATAACATCGTCTTGTGCTAGTATTTCTCCTGACTTAACTCTAAATTCATAAGCATTCACATCATCTATAGTTGCATCATTTCTAGCAAAGTAAATATGTTCAAATATACAACTTTTTTTCATTGTTCTATAATTTTCACTGAAATTATATGACCTTAATTCTCCGTCCTTTATTACTACTATTTCCCCTGGTTCCACGTCTCTTATTACTTCCCCACCTAATATATCTATGGCACAGTTTTCTGATGCAAAAATATATTGGTCATCTTTTTTACCTAAAATTAAAGGTCTAAATCCAAACGGATCTCTAACTCCTATTAATTCTTCGTCACTCATAATTACAAGTGAATATGCTCCTTTTATATAGTCCATTGTAAGTTTTAAACTTTCTACTATATTCCCCTTATAGTATCTAGCAAGGATATAAAGGATTACTTCTGTATCAGAATTACTTGTAAACATATATCCATCTTCTTCAAGCATATCTTTTAATGTTTGAGCATTTACTAAGTTTCCATTATGAGCTAATGCAAGTCTTCTTTTTCTTACACTTCCTACTAATGGCTGGCAATTAGCAAAAGCACTACCACCTGCTGTTGAATATCTAACATGAGCTATTCCCATATTACCTTGTAATTGTTCTAACTTTTTAGGTGTAAAAACATCACCTACAAGTCCCATATCTTTGTAATAGTTTATTTCTTCCCCATCAGATACTGCCATTCCACAACTTTCTTGTCCTCTATGTTGTATAGAATATAATGAATAATATAGCTGCTTTGATATGTCTTTATCTTTAGAGTAAATCCCTACAACTCCGCACATGTGAAATCCTCCTAAATTATTTATTTAACCTTGCTAGTACTTCTTCATAACCTTGAACTAAATCTCCAAGATCTCTTCTAAATCTGTCTTTGTCTAACTTTTCATTAGTATTTACATCCCAAAGTCTGCAAGTATCAGGAGATATTTCATCTGCTAATATTACTTTTCCATTTACATCTTTTCCAAACTCAAGTTTAAAATCAACTAGTTTTAAATCCATTTTTAGGAAGAATTTCTTCATTATTTCATTTATTTTTAAAGTTTGAGTTCTTAAAAAATCTATTTCTTCTCTAGTCGCTAATTTTAATGCAACTGCATGATCATCATTTAATAGTGGATCTCCAAAATCATCATTTTTATATGACATTTCAAATATCGGTGTGTCTAACACTATTCCTTCTTCTACTCCATATCTTTTACAGAATGAACCTGCTGTGATATTTCTTACTATTACTTCTAGCGGTAATATTTCCACTTTTTTAACTAGCATTTCTCTATCAGATAGGCTTTTTATGAAATGTGATTCTATTCCTTCTTTTGCTAACTCTTCAAACATAATAGTTGAAATTTTATTATTTAATATTCCCTTTGAAGCTATTTCTGCTTTTTTCTCTCCATTAAATGCTGTAGCATCGTCCTTGTAATAAACTATAAACTCATTTTCATTCTCTGTACTAAATATTTGTTTCGCTTTTCCTTCATATAATAACATGTTAATTACCCCCTTAAATTTTCATCATCATTTAAAACTTTTTCTGCCATTTCTTTTCTATATAATTTTAAATCCTCTTTTAACTTCGGATATTTTATACTCATTATTTGCATTGCCATTAACA
Proteins encoded:
- the purM gene encoding phosphoribosylformylglycinamidine cyclo-ligase, coding for MLTYEQSGVNIDEGNRAVSLIKNKIKGTYDKNVIGDLGNFSGLYSLKDFLTMKEPVLLAATDGVGTKLKLAQMMDKHDTVGIDLVAMSVNDLICQGAKPLLFLDYIAIGKLVPEHIDKIVEGVANGCKMSGCALIGGETAEMPGMYTEDEYDLAGFAVGIADKEKIVCGKDVKKGDVLIGISSSGVHSNGFSFVRKIFLDTLKWDLNDYKEELGMTLGEALLTPTKIYVKLVLDLIEKQNIKAIAHITGGGVIENITRVIPEGLGLNIKTDSWQKPPIFEMVEKLDMVDKRELHKSFNMGVGLVLVVDKDEAQDVVNYINNNNLQNEVEIDEKYTELMKDKAYIIGEVVDNHEGVELW
- the purF gene encoding amidophosphoribosyltransferase; protein product: MCGVVGIYSKDKDISKQLYYSLYSIQHRGQESCGMAVSDGEEINYYKDMGLVGDVFTPKKLEQLQGNMGIAHVRYSTAGGSAFANCQPLVGSVRKRRLALAHNGNLVNAQTLKDMLEEDGYMFTSNSDTEVILYILARYYKGNIVESLKLTMDYIKGAYSLVIMSDEELIGVRDPFGFRPLILGKKDDQYIFASENCAIDILGGEVIRDVEPGEIVVIKDGELRSYNFSENYRTMKKSCIFEHIYFARNDATIDDVNAYEFRVKSGEILAQDDVINADMVVPVPDSGWPGAIGYANASKIPVAEGLVKNRYVGRTFIKPTQEERELGVKIKLNPLSRVIKGKSIVLVDDSIVRGTTSKLLVKSLREAGAKEIHLRITSPPVKYSCYYGIDTPNRSKLIASNKTIEEMIEYIGCDSLKFLDIEGMLDAVDEPFNFCKACFDGDYPVKKIDKGEATSC
- the purC gene encoding phosphoribosylaminoimidazolesuccinocarboxamide synthase; the encoded protein is MLLYEGKAKQIFSTENENEFIVYYKDDATAFNGEKKAEIASKGILNNKISTIMFEELAKEGIESHFIKSLSDREMLVKKVEILPLEVIVRNITAGSFCKRYGVEEGIVLDTPIFEMSYKNDDFGDPLLNDDHAVALKLATREEIDFLRTQTLKINEIMKKFFLKMDLKLVDFKLEFGKDVNGKVILADEISPDTCRLWDVNTNEKLDKDRFRRDLGDLVQGYEEVLARLNK